One window of the Arthrobacter sp. D5-1 genome contains the following:
- a CDS encoding acyltransferase, whose protein sequence is MLNEEGPSPVIVVAESADVSDKAVIGDGSKIWHLAQVREQAELGVNCIVGRGAYIGTGVKMGDNCKVQNYALVYEPAELEAGVFIGPAVVLTNDTYPRAVGPDGSLKSAHDWEPVGVTIREGASIGARAVCVAPVTIGRWATVAAGAVVAKDVPDFALMVGVPAKRHGWVGKAGFPLQRSGENWVCPETGATYVEQNETLREVEA, encoded by the coding sequence GTGCTCAATGAGGAAGGACCTTCACCGGTGATAGTGGTTGCGGAGAGCGCCGATGTTTCAGACAAGGCGGTAATTGGTGATGGATCAAAGATTTGGCATCTTGCCCAAGTCCGCGAGCAGGCCGAGTTAGGCGTCAATTGCATCGTGGGACGAGGTGCCTATATCGGCACCGGGGTAAAGATGGGGGACAACTGCAAAGTCCAGAACTACGCACTTGTTTACGAGCCCGCGGAACTTGAAGCCGGTGTGTTCATTGGCCCGGCTGTTGTGCTGACCAACGACACCTACCCCCGTGCTGTCGGCCCAGACGGCAGCTTGAAGAGCGCTCACGATTGGGAGCCCGTTGGCGTCACCATTCGCGAAGGCGCATCAATCGGTGCCCGTGCCGTGTGCGTTGCTCCCGTGACCATTGGACGGTGGGCCACAGTTGCCGCCGGCGCGGTCGTGGCTAAAGATGTCCCGGATTTTGCCCTGATGGTCGGAGTTCCGGCCAAGCGTCACGGGTGGGTCGGCAAAGCCGGTTTCCCGCTGCAGCGCAGCGGAGAGAACTGGGTGTGTCCGGAAACCGGCGCAACGTATGTTGAACAGAACGAGACCCTTCGAGAGGTAGAGGCATGA
- a CDS encoding WhiB family transcriptional regulator has translation MDWRNRAACLDKDPELFFPVGNTGPALLQIEEAKSVCRRCPVVDTCLQWALESGQDAGVWGGMSEDERRALKRRAARARRAS, from the coding sequence ATGGATTGGCGTAATCGCGCAGCCTGCCTCGACAAGGACCCGGAGCTCTTCTTCCCAGTCGGCAACACGGGACCAGCACTTCTGCAAATCGAGGAAGCCAAAAGCGTCTGCCGCCGCTGCCCCGTAGTGGACACCTGCCTGCAGTGGGCGCTGGAGTCCGGACAAGACGCCGGCGTTTGGGGCGGTATGAGTGAAGACGAGCGTCGGGCTCTCAAGCGTCGCGCTGCCCGCGCGCGCCGCGCTTCCTAG
- a CDS encoding Gfo/Idh/MocA family oxidoreductase, whose translation MANLRAGLIGLGMMGRHHARVIRELEGVDLVAVADSFGDPHNVADGLTVFNTVEELIAQGIDMAVAAVPTILHEEVALQLAEAGVHCLVEKPIANDSESGRRIAEAFESKGLIGAVGHIERFNPSLQSLRDRLENGDLGDVYQISTRRQGPFPARIADVGVVKDLATHDIDLTAWLAQSNFVNVVAHTTSRSGREHEDMVTAIGHLKSGVVTNHIVNWLSPMKERTTVVLGERGAFIADTISADLTFVENGTFQTDWDSVAAFRGVSEGSSTRFALAKREPLKMEHEAFRDAVLGKSLNIVTMAEGLETLRVAEAVLESAKSGSVITL comes from the coding sequence GTGGCGAATCTGCGCGCAGGCCTCATTGGACTGGGAATGATGGGGCGTCACCACGCCCGTGTCATTCGTGAACTTGAAGGTGTTGACCTTGTTGCTGTTGCCGATTCCTTCGGCGACCCCCACAACGTCGCCGACGGCCTGACGGTTTTCAACACCGTTGAGGAACTCATCGCACAGGGCATTGACATGGCTGTGGCAGCAGTGCCCACCATCCTGCACGAGGAAGTGGCGCTGCAGCTTGCAGAGGCAGGTGTTCACTGCCTCGTAGAGAAGCCGATCGCGAACGATTCCGAGTCGGGACGACGCATCGCGGAAGCCTTTGAATCCAAGGGGCTCATCGGTGCCGTAGGGCACATTGAACGGTTCAATCCCTCGCTGCAGAGCCTGCGGGACCGGTTGGAGAACGGTGACCTGGGCGATGTCTACCAGATCAGCACGAGGCGGCAGGGGCCTTTCCCGGCCCGTATCGCCGATGTCGGGGTGGTCAAAGACCTGGCCACCCATGACATCGACCTCACAGCCTGGCTGGCCCAGAGCAACTTCGTCAACGTCGTTGCCCACACCACATCGCGCAGTGGCCGCGAGCATGAAGATATGGTGACGGCCATCGGTCACCTTAAGAGTGGCGTTGTGACGAACCACATTGTCAACTGGTTGTCGCCCATGAAGGAACGCACCACCGTGGTTCTTGGTGAACGTGGCGCGTTCATTGCCGACACCATTTCCGCGGACCTCACATTCGTGGAGAACGGTACGTTCCAAACGGACTGGGATTCCGTGGCGGCGTTCCGCGGTGTTTCGGAGGGTTCATCGACACGCTTTGCCTTGGCGAAGCGTGAACCCCTCAAAATGGAGCACGAGGCCTTCCGTGATGCAGTTCTCGGAAAGTCGTTGAACATTGTCACCATGGCGGAAGGGCTCGAGACACTGAGGGTCGCGGAGGCTGTTTTGGAATCCGCGAAATCCGGCTCAGTCATCACTCTCTGA
- a CDS encoding PAS domain-containing sensor histidine kinase yields MAIFTDPIREHADFGPGDAEWLHLLVGDWQMVADLAFADLALWFPHPEFGYIALAHVRPSTSHTVFHADFVGEGIRSDLRPLVEKAWNSRAIERSSETSWSSEMALRVEAVPMVRNGRTLAVVTSHMDLSSSRMPSRLELTYRQCAYDLLRMGTLGLWPDFASPTGSRRGAPRVGDGLIRLDAEGIVQYASPNGVSAFRRLGEVESLEGRSLAEVTAGLLKDRRMVDETLPLVVTGRMPWRSEIESRGVSLSLRAIPLRDEQHRFGALVLCRDVSELRRREMELVTKDATIREIHHRVKNNLQTVAALLRMQSRRMVSDEAKQGLEQAMRRVATIALVHETLSQGLTQSVDFDELIGRQFRLSAEVASPSQQVRTERSGMFGELPSDFATPLALVINELVTNAVEHGLEGRTGTVWLLADRADGDGNDEFLTVTIADDGVGLPDGQYTEGLGLQIVRTLVTSELGGSIQWSHRDGGGTAVEIVLNLART; encoded by the coding sequence GTGGCAATCTTTACAGACCCCATCAGGGAACACGCTGATTTCGGGCCTGGAGATGCCGAATGGCTGCACCTCCTCGTCGGTGACTGGCAGATGGTCGCCGACTTGGCATTCGCGGACCTCGCATTGTGGTTCCCGCACCCGGAGTTCGGTTACATTGCCCTCGCCCACGTCCGTCCGTCGACATCACATACGGTGTTTCACGCGGACTTCGTGGGGGAGGGCATTCGTTCCGATCTTCGCCCGCTGGTGGAAAAGGCATGGAACAGCCGCGCGATCGAACGTTCCAGCGAAACGAGCTGGAGCAGCGAGATGGCACTGCGTGTCGAAGCTGTTCCCATGGTGCGAAACGGCAGGACGCTGGCCGTAGTGACATCCCACATGGATCTCTCCAGCTCCCGGATGCCCTCAAGGCTGGAGTTGACGTATCGTCAGTGTGCCTATGACCTTCTGCGCATGGGAACTTTGGGACTGTGGCCCGACTTCGCATCGCCCACTGGATCCCGCCGTGGGGCGCCACGTGTGGGGGATGGCCTCATCAGGCTGGACGCCGAAGGCATCGTGCAGTACGCGAGCCCCAACGGGGTGTCAGCCTTCAGGCGACTCGGGGAAGTTGAATCGCTGGAGGGTCGGTCCTTGGCGGAAGTGACTGCCGGGCTCCTCAAAGACCGCCGGATGGTGGATGAGACACTGCCCTTGGTTGTCACTGGTCGGATGCCTTGGCGCAGTGAGATTGAGTCGCGTGGGGTCAGCCTTTCCCTCCGGGCCATTCCTTTGCGCGACGAGCAACACCGTTTCGGTGCCCTCGTCCTGTGCCGCGATGTCTCGGAACTGCGGCGCAGGGAAATGGAACTCGTTACCAAAGATGCCACCATCCGGGAAATCCATCACCGGGTGAAAAACAATCTTCAGACTGTGGCAGCACTGCTGCGAATGCAATCCCGCCGTATGGTCAGTGACGAAGCGAAGCAGGGCTTGGAGCAAGCGATGCGGCGCGTGGCCACCATCGCACTTGTCCACGAAACCCTGTCCCAGGGGCTGACGCAGAGCGTTGATTTTGATGAGTTGATCGGACGGCAGTTCCGGTTGTCTGCCGAGGTGGCATCTCCGTCCCAGCAAGTACGAACGGAACGTTCAGGGATGTTTGGCGAGTTGCCCAGCGACTTCGCGACTCCTTTGGCCCTGGTTATCAACGAGTTGGTCACCAATGCCGTGGAGCACGGTCTTGAAGGGCGCACAGGAACGGTATGGCTCTTGGCTGATCGGGCTGATGGAGACGGAAATGACGAATTTTTGACCGTGACCATTGCCGACGACGGCGTTGGTCTGCCGGACGGTCAATACACCGAAGGCTTGGGTTTACAGATTGTGCGCACATTGGTGACGAGCGAACTCGGTGGATCAATCCAGTGGAGCCATCGCGACGGTGGGGGAACCGCCGTCGAGATCGTGTTGAATTTGGCCCGCACCTAA
- a CDS encoding FtsK/SpoIIIE domain-containing protein — MTLECTLVRGPAAAELSAPEELTIRVPPGTPGAQLQSILGEERGTGRLAVDGRDIADLTVGRPPLVSGAILVDGPAPHHASEPASLPLMLLAHSGPSAGAVFRIHRGRFRIGRGVTEISVPDPGMSREHAVLDVSSTALTLSGVAAVNPVLVDGRPSRRTSVTSESTILCGNSVFSVSTERGPLPEISNDAGRSVEEPLEVPHAGRQGSRTAIILAAGLPLIAGVGLAIATGMWMYLGFTAISAVSLLIPFITGRKSRRECGLAVARAAQEDLGRRQRCSPSAAELVLAICGTAALQVQDEARGQAGSSLSPSPTNTHGKTVGADSGSWIRLGTANAQANIRLVPDDPMFSAPDIGSAAVTLDPGLPTVALDGPPDHVDSLLRFMLMQMAGYPRAAESPVIIVGTVGRLPLSARFLAKVTLTTQHEVALTAMQQLSGSAHGRLVIIDEPAGWDKGALSSLLVAGRRNGWQVVHCGPSADHPDPFVELSTSGTTGTLTVAGERRSFVPDLVPISVFDTFCRTIASRVHQERVDARQPVPEQCTLATFLPFGTRRVLLRWEDNARLPGLRAVLGQGRQGPVTFDFKRDGPHLLVAGTTGSGKSELLRTLVASMALTYSPDHTTFLFVDFKGGSGLRPLAGLPHCVGLLTDLGGRQLDRALASLRGEIRYREELFAAADVTDLDQYHLAASSTCPAVPHLVLVIDEFRMLIDEAPGALRELMRVATIGRSLGVHLVMATQRPQGALTADIRANVASSIALRVQSEAESVDIINSKVAASIRADTPGRAYLVRASGKPEEFQAASLSVSHDARASDGPVDGSPQLVHSASQILNNGSRHEVLPSRPLAGHRDALPDAGVGRLVLAVQDAWRRQGSSLPRHPVAAPLPSAIAWSGGLSLADASYVPETAEAVPWRVGPLALVDRPTRQVVEPLQWLPAEHGHLAMIGSASSGMHACFRAVSAMLAMQGPQPYPFVLDAAGIMADLVGQERVGALVGLHQLPLAARVLQRLVEEMDFRRTSNDAGRTAKPLTLIITGWCSWATAFRAGTSAWAESLLQDIVRDGRPLGITVMICGDRELVSSRFFAAIQNRAYFPSGSTEEARFHWPRLPEVEPIPGRAVAAGNFVDGDTVVTQFRGAPDEGHWPFAPPPQGKPPFRLRPLPDRLDEQEFRVGLKSSSALLMTAGQESGNALWIGVGGDEAMPVSLPLRLHGVSIILGGHRSGKSTALASLRRLNPSVAWVVPALGTSADSFRASATQENFELAPESVVLVDDADSLDTQGRQALTALVGKVRGIVMTATPGPALTQQLPLAREVQTFRMGVVLAPGSAHDGELLGVRLETDRPARPGRGYVVDGGEVQPFQAVLTTDFPPIATDCSPTEAG, encoded by the coding sequence ATGACTTTGGAATGCACGTTGGTGAGGGGCCCGGCGGCCGCGGAGCTCTCGGCTCCGGAGGAATTGACCATCCGGGTCCCTCCAGGCACCCCCGGAGCCCAACTTCAGTCGATTCTTGGGGAGGAGCGCGGGACTGGTCGATTGGCAGTGGATGGAAGGGATATAGCCGACCTGACGGTCGGCCGGCCTCCACTGGTGTCGGGTGCAATACTCGTCGACGGCCCCGCACCGCACCACGCCTCCGAGCCAGCGTCCCTGCCGCTCATGCTGCTTGCTCATTCTGGCCCCAGCGCCGGAGCTGTCTTCCGTATTCATCGCGGCCGCTTCCGGATAGGCCGCGGAGTCACGGAGATTTCCGTGCCGGATCCAGGCATGTCCAGGGAGCACGCCGTGCTGGATGTTTCCAGTACTGCACTGACCCTGAGTGGCGTCGCAGCCGTCAACCCGGTCCTCGTGGATGGACGCCCGTCGCGGCGCACGTCCGTGACGTCGGAATCAACCATCCTGTGCGGCAACAGCGTGTTCTCTGTCTCCACGGAGAGAGGTCCCCTCCCCGAAATTTCCAACGATGCCGGACGGTCCGTGGAGGAACCACTTGAGGTGCCGCATGCCGGACGGCAGGGAAGCCGCACGGCGATCATCCTGGCCGCCGGGCTGCCGTTGATCGCAGGCGTTGGACTGGCCATTGCCACAGGAATGTGGATGTATCTGGGATTCACCGCCATCTCCGCGGTCAGTCTCCTGATCCCGTTCATCACCGGACGGAAGAGCCGCCGGGAATGTGGATTGGCTGTGGCCCGCGCTGCTCAGGAGGATCTCGGCCGCCGGCAACGTTGCTCTCCCTCCGCGGCGGAACTGGTGCTGGCTATCTGCGGCACGGCCGCCCTGCAGGTTCAGGACGAAGCACGAGGCCAAGCCGGTTCATCGTTGTCCCCATCGCCCACAAATACCCACGGGAAAACCGTAGGCGCAGATTCCGGCAGCTGGATCCGGCTGGGCACAGCCAATGCACAGGCAAACATCCGGTTGGTACCTGACGATCCGATGTTCAGCGCACCAGACATCGGATCAGCCGCAGTGACATTGGACCCTGGACTTCCTACGGTGGCACTTGACGGACCTCCTGACCACGTTGATTCCCTGCTCCGATTCATGCTGATGCAGATGGCCGGCTACCCCCGGGCTGCGGAGTCACCGGTCATTATCGTTGGGACGGTCGGAAGGCTGCCCCTAAGCGCCAGGTTCCTCGCGAAGGTAACTCTTACGACCCAGCACGAGGTGGCCCTCACGGCCATGCAGCAACTAAGCGGCAGCGCCCATGGAAGGCTGGTCATCATCGATGAACCGGCAGGTTGGGACAAGGGCGCGTTGTCGTCTCTCCTGGTTGCCGGACGCCGGAACGGGTGGCAAGTGGTCCATTGCGGCCCATCTGCTGATCACCCCGACCCCTTTGTCGAGCTTTCCACGTCAGGGACCACCGGGACACTGACCGTGGCCGGCGAGCGCCGGTCATTCGTCCCAGACCTCGTCCCAATCAGCGTTTTCGATACGTTCTGCCGCACTATTGCTTCGCGGGTCCACCAGGAACGTGTCGACGCGCGGCAGCCCGTTCCTGAGCAGTGCACATTGGCTACTTTTCTTCCCTTCGGAACCCGAAGAGTTCTTCTTCGCTGGGAAGACAATGCACGATTGCCTGGACTAAGGGCAGTGTTGGGCCAGGGACGTCAGGGACCCGTGACTTTTGACTTTAAGCGCGACGGACCACACCTCCTGGTGGCGGGTACCACGGGCTCAGGAAAATCCGAGCTCCTGAGGACCCTCGTCGCTTCCATGGCGTTGACGTACTCCCCCGATCACACAACATTCCTCTTTGTCGATTTTAAAGGCGGCTCAGGATTACGGCCGCTCGCCGGCTTGCCTCACTGCGTAGGCCTCTTGACCGATCTGGGTGGGCGTCAGTTGGATCGCGCACTTGCTTCGCTCCGGGGAGAAATCAGGTACCGCGAGGAATTGTTCGCTGCGGCTGACGTCACGGACCTGGACCAATACCACCTTGCTGCGTCGAGCACGTGTCCTGCAGTTCCGCATTTGGTTTTGGTCATCGACGAGTTCCGCATGCTGATTGACGAAGCTCCCGGCGCCCTCCGCGAGCTCATGCGGGTCGCCACCATCGGCCGATCCCTTGGTGTCCATCTGGTGATGGCAACCCAGAGGCCTCAAGGAGCATTGACCGCCGACATCCGGGCGAACGTCGCGTCGAGTATCGCCCTTCGAGTGCAGTCAGAGGCGGAGTCCGTGGATATCATCAATTCAAAGGTGGCCGCCTCCATCAGGGCAGACACTCCGGGAAGGGCCTACCTGGTCCGGGCCTCAGGCAAGCCGGAAGAATTCCAGGCCGCGTCCCTCTCGGTTTCCCACGATGCCAGAGCCTCCGATGGCCCTGTTGATGGATCTCCTCAGCTGGTCCACTCAGCCTCCCAGATACTCAACAACGGCTCACGCCATGAGGTCCTACCGTCCCGGCCCTTGGCCGGACATCGGGATGCCCTCCCGGATGCCGGTGTCGGGCGGCTTGTTTTGGCTGTCCAGGACGCGTGGCGCCGCCAAGGGAGTTCACTCCCGCGACATCCCGTGGCGGCACCCCTGCCGTCCGCGATTGCGTGGAGTGGTGGACTTTCCCTGGCGGATGCCTCTTATGTTCCCGAAACTGCTGAAGCAGTGCCATGGCGTGTTGGGCCGCTGGCGTTGGTTGACAGACCCACACGGCAGGTTGTGGAGCCTTTGCAATGGTTGCCGGCCGAGCACGGACATCTGGCCATGATCGGAAGTGCTTCAAGCGGCATGCACGCCTGCTTCAGGGCAGTCTCGGCCATGCTGGCCATGCAAGGACCCCAGCCTTATCCCTTTGTTCTGGATGCGGCGGGAATAATGGCCGACCTCGTTGGCCAGGAACGGGTAGGTGCGCTCGTCGGTCTGCACCAACTGCCGCTTGCAGCGCGTGTGCTACAGCGTCTTGTCGAGGAAATGGACTTTCGACGCACCAGCAACGACGCCGGGAGGACCGCCAAGCCTCTGACTTTGATCATCACGGGGTGGTGCTCATGGGCCACCGCCTTCCGGGCCGGGACCTCAGCCTGGGCAGAGAGCCTCCTGCAGGACATTGTGAGGGACGGCCGTCCTCTCGGCATCACGGTGATGATTTGTGGCGACCGGGAATTGGTCAGTTCACGTTTCTTTGCCGCGATACAAAACCGGGCTTATTTTCCGTCAGGCTCCACGGAGGAAGCCCGGTTTCACTGGCCCCGCCTTCCAGAGGTGGAGCCAATTCCAGGGCGCGCCGTCGCCGCGGGCAACTTCGTCGACGGAGATACAGTGGTTACCCAGTTTCGCGGGGCTCCCGACGAGGGGCACTGGCCGTTCGCCCCTCCCCCACAAGGGAAACCGCCCTTCCGTCTGCGGCCGCTTCCCGATCGCCTGGACGAACAGGAATTTCGTGTTGGGCTCAAGTCCTCGTCTGCCCTGTTGATGACTGCCGGGCAGGAATCGGGGAACGCTCTATGGATCGGCGTTGGAGGGGACGAAGCGATGCCAGTTTCCCTGCCTCTCCGGCTGCACGGTGTCAGCATCATCCTCGGCGGCCATCGATCAGGGAAGAGCACGGCTTTGGCATCACTCCGTCGCCTGAATCCTTCAGTTGCCTGGGTTGTGCCGGCACTTGGAACATCCGCGGACTCTTTCCGGGCCTCGGCCACACAAGAAAACTTTGAGCTGGCCCCGGAGAGCGTCGTGTTGGTGGACGACGCGGACTCTCTTGACACCCAAGGGCGCCAAGCCCTCACTGCTTTGGTGGGTAAAGTCCGAGGCATCGTGATGACAGCCACTCCCGGGCCCGCACTGACGCAACAACTGCCACTCGCCCGGGAAGTCCAGACCTTCCGAATGGGTGTGGTCCTGGCGCCGGGATCGGCACACGATGGCGAACTCCTGGGAGTACGGCTGGAAACAGACCGCCCAGCCCGCCCAGGGCGTGGCTATGTGGTGGACGGAGGAGAAGTGCAGCCGTTTCAAGCAGTCCTCACAACGGACTTCCCACCGATTGCCACCGATTGTTCCCCCACGGAGGCGGGCTAG
- a CDS encoding DegT/DnrJ/EryC1/StrS family aminotransferase, translated as MSPEFIPPAKPIIGDEERKAVDAVLASGQLAQGAEVASFEEEFSQVLLDGRAAVAVNSGTSGLHLGLLAAGIGAGDEVIVPSFTFAATANSVALTGATPVFADVDPDHYTLDPASVEAKITDRTAAIMPVHLYGHPFNVDAIGALASKHGVKVFEDAAQAHGAAVNGRKVGTFGDFAMFSLYPTKNMTSGEGGMVSTGLADVERRLRLLRNQGMERQYENELVGFNCRMTNIHAAIGRVQLTKVNGWTKTRQENAAFFDANIEGVVTPKVAEGYEHVYHQYTIRIAEDRDGFAKALREEYNVGCGVYYPIPNHRLAPFQTSDDLPVTEEAAASVLSLPVHPSLSQDDLDRIVAAVNAVAKAGS; from the coding sequence ATGAGCCCCGAATTCATTCCCCCGGCCAAACCCATCATCGGCGATGAAGAGCGCAAGGCCGTTGATGCCGTGTTGGCTTCCGGCCAACTCGCCCAGGGCGCGGAGGTAGCCTCTTTCGAGGAGGAATTCTCCCAGGTCCTCCTCGATGGCAGGGCCGCCGTCGCCGTCAACTCCGGCACCTCGGGTCTTCACCTGGGCCTGCTGGCTGCCGGCATCGGCGCTGGAGACGAGGTCATCGTTCCGTCGTTTACTTTCGCGGCGACGGCCAACTCGGTGGCACTGACTGGTGCCACCCCGGTTTTCGCTGACGTTGATCCCGACCACTACACGCTGGACCCGGCTTCGGTCGAAGCAAAAATCACAGACCGTACAGCGGCCATCATGCCTGTGCACCTTTACGGACACCCATTCAACGTCGACGCAATTGGCGCGCTTGCCTCAAAGCACGGCGTCAAGGTCTTCGAGGACGCTGCCCAGGCCCATGGCGCAGCAGTTAACGGACGCAAGGTCGGCACGTTCGGCGACTTCGCCATGTTCAGCCTTTACCCCACCAAGAACATGACGTCGGGTGAGGGTGGCATGGTCAGCACCGGTCTGGCCGACGTGGAGCGCCGCCTCCGGTTGCTCCGCAACCAGGGCATGGAACGCCAGTACGAGAACGAACTGGTTGGCTTCAACTGCCGTATGACCAACATCCATGCCGCCATCGGCCGCGTCCAGCTGACCAAGGTCAACGGCTGGACCAAGACCCGCCAGGAAAATGCTGCCTTCTTTGACGCGAACATCGAAGGCGTTGTCACGCCTAAGGTCGCTGAAGGTTACGAACACGTTTACCACCAGTACACGATCCGCATCGCTGAGGACCGTGACGGTTTTGCCAAGGCACTGCGCGAGGAATACAACGTTGGCTGCGGGGTCTACTACCCGATTCCCAACCACCGTCTTGCGCCTTTCCAGACCTCGGATGACCTCCCCGTCACCGAAGAGGCGGCAGCAAGCGTGCTCTCCCTTCCGGTGCACCCGTCATTGAGCCAGGATGACCTTGACCGGATTGTTGCCGCCGTCAACGCTGTCGCCAAGGCGGGTAGCTAG
- the glf gene encoding UDP-galactopyranose mutase: MNADLVVVGSGFFGLTIAERAATELGLKVAVLDRRHHIGGNAYSENEAQTGIEVHRYGAHLFHTSNERVWEYVNRFTKFTSYQHKVYTSHKGEVYPMPINLGTINQFFRSAMSPTEAKALIAEQAGELAGTDPQNLNDKGIQLIGRPLYEAFIKHYTGKQWQTDPKDLPAEIISRLPVRYNYDNRYFNDTYEGLPVDGYTAWIERMADHPNVEVVLNTDFFDDGEFGRSSVLGQVPVIYTGPVDRYFDYAEGDLSWRTIDLEEEVLPIEDFQGCSVMNYPDADAAYTRIHEFRHFHPERDYTKDATVIMREFSRFAEKGDEPYYPVNTSDDRQKLLAYRDLARGEKSVLFGGRLGTYKYLDMHMAIGSALSMFDNKIKPHFTGGAKLESGGVDA; this comes from the coding sequence GTGAACGCTGATCTCGTCGTCGTCGGCTCGGGTTTCTTTGGCCTGACCATTGCAGAACGCGCCGCTACCGAGTTGGGGCTGAAGGTGGCGGTGCTTGATCGCCGCCACCATATTGGAGGAAACGCCTACAGCGAGAACGAAGCGCAGACGGGAATCGAGGTCCACCGCTACGGTGCACACCTCTTCCACACGTCGAATGAACGCGTTTGGGAATATGTGAACCGCTTCACCAAGTTCACGAGCTACCAGCACAAGGTGTACACCAGCCACAAAGGCGAGGTTTACCCGATGCCCATCAACCTGGGCACCATCAACCAGTTCTTCCGTTCGGCTATGAGCCCGACCGAAGCGAAGGCCCTCATCGCGGAACAGGCCGGTGAATTGGCCGGGACCGATCCGCAGAACCTCAATGACAAAGGCATCCAGCTGATTGGCCGCCCGCTGTACGAGGCGTTTATCAAGCACTACACAGGCAAGCAGTGGCAGACGGATCCCAAGGACCTGCCGGCCGAGATTATTTCCCGGCTCCCTGTGCGCTACAACTACGACAACCGGTACTTCAATGACACTTACGAGGGTCTTCCGGTTGACGGCTACACAGCCTGGATCGAGCGTATGGCCGATCACCCCAACGTCGAGGTTGTCCTGAATACGGACTTCTTCGACGACGGCGAGTTCGGCAGGTCTTCTGTTCTGGGCCAGGTGCCGGTCATCTACACCGGCCCGGTGGACCGCTACTTCGACTACGCCGAAGGCGACCTGTCGTGGCGCACCATCGACCTTGAAGAAGAAGTACTTCCCATTGAGGACTTCCAGGGCTGTTCCGTGATGAACTACCCGGACGCCGATGCCGCCTACACGCGCATACACGAATTCCGGCACTTCCACCCTGAGCGTGACTACACCAAGGACGCAACGGTCATCATGCGTGAGTTCTCGCGCTTTGCGGAAAAGGGCGACGAGCCGTACTACCCGGTCAACACCTCTGACGACCGCCAGAAACTGCTCGCATACCGCGACCTCGCCCGGGGCGAGAAGTCCGTCCTCTTCGGCGGGCGTTTGGGAACCTACAAGTACCTCGACATGCATATGGCCATTGGCTCCGCCTTGTCCATGTTCGATAACAAGATCAAGCCGCACTTCACTGGCGGCGCCAAGCTTGAAAGCGGGGGAGTGGACGCATGA